One window from the genome of Epinephelus moara isolate mb chromosome 5, YSFRI_EMoa_1.0, whole genome shotgun sequence encodes:
- the LOC126390469 gene encoding B-cell receptor CD22-like, with amino-acid sequence MSYTAAVRGFAVFLLSVQVTVGQYDCRVTYTSTEICAVKGSTVEIHCSYRYPSRINSPYTRLKKKLWFKEYEPVDLRTVPQYSGRVQYSFTDKDCTLTITDLRESDSAVYKFMFTTDQGGSSTGSPGVTLSVTDLQVQVRRSFHSTWSELKCHNSCARPDHYHYIWYRNGQTIWEHTSSFIDILNPANTYYCALKGYENYASPSVYAPKRPSVSVCPSAEIVEGSSVTLTCSSDANPAANYTWYKENQTLLSEEPQLVFSSIQSSDSGQYFCAAENELGKTMSDSNFVHVKSAG; translated from the exons ATGAGTTATACAGCAGCAGTGAGAGGATTTGCCGTCTTCCTTCTCTCCGTACAAG TGACAGTGGGTCAGTATGACTGCAGAGTGACTTACACCTCTACTGAGATCTGTGCTGTAAAAGGATCAACCGTGGAAATACACTGCAGCTACAGATACCCATCCAGAATAAATTCACCTTATACCAGACTGAAGAAAAAATTATGGTTTAAAGAATATGAACCTGTAGATCTGAGAACAGTCCCACAGTATTCAGGTCGTGTACAGTACAGTTTTACTGACAAGGACTGCACTCTGACAATCACAGACCTGAGAGAGAGCGACTCAGCTGTGTACAAGTTCATGTTCACAACAGACCAAGGTGGGAGTTCAACTGGTTCACCTGGAGTCACTCTGTCTGTCACAG ATCTCCAGGTGCAGGTGAGGAGGTCATTCCATAGTACCTGGTCAGAACTGAAATGCCACAACAGTTGTGCTCGACCTGATCATTATCACTACATCTGGTACAGGAATGGACAGACAATTTGGGAACACACATCTTCTTTTATAGACATCTTGAATCCTGCAAACACCTATTACTGTGCTCTGAAAGGATATGAGAATTACGCCTCTCCTTCAGTGT ATGCTCCAAAGCGtccctctgtgtcagtgtgtcccTCTGCTGAGATAGTGGAGGGCAGTTCAGTGACTCTGACCTGTAGCAGTGATGCTAACCCAGCAGCTAACTATACCTGGTACAAGGAGAACCAAACACTGCTCAGTGAAGAGCCACAGCTTGTCTTCAGCTCCATCCAGTCCTCTGACTCTGGACAGTATTTCTGTGCAGCTGAGAACGAGCTGGGGAAGACGATGTCTGACTCCAACTTTGTTCATGTGAAAT CCGCGGGTTGA